Below is a genomic region from Microbulbifer sp. ALW1.
AGCGGCGGGCTAACCGCCGCGCCTTTTTAAAGACCAAGGGAAAAAATAATGCGGTTTTATTTTCGAGCACTTCTGGCCCTTTCCGTCGTGGGAGGAGCACTTCTAACGGGTTGCAGTGACAGCAGCCGCAATAACCTGGCGTTACCCGTCGATGCTGGCGAAGGTGTTGGCGGCACGGTACAGGCCGATCTGCGCCTGATGGAAACCACCGACATTCACGCGAATGTGATGGATTACAACTATTACGGGGATGCCACAGACCCAAAAGTGGGCCTGGTGCGCACCGCGATGCTGATCAAAAACGCGCGCACAGAGCTCGACAATCCGCAGAACAGCGTACTGGTCGACAACGGAGACTTGATTCAGGGCAGCCCCATGGGCGACTGGCGTCAATCCGAGGGGTTGGCAGAAGGTGAAGTCCATCCGGTTTTCAAGGTGATGAACGAGCTGCAATACGATGTGGCCAATTACGGTAATCACGAGTTCAACTACGGCCTGGGGTTCCTGGAGGAAAGCGTCGACGACGCCAACTTCCCGTACATCAGCGCCAATATTTTTGTCGACGATGGCGATAGCGATGACAGCAACGATCAGCTGTACTTCGAGCCCTACAAACTGGTGGAAAAAACGCTGTTGGATCGCAACGGCGATGCTCGTGACATCACCATCGGATTTATTGGCTTTGTGCCACCACAGATCATGCAGTGGGACAAAAACAATCTGGAAGGCAAGGTGAAAACCCATGATATCCGGGCCATGGCAGAGCGCTTTGTACCGGAGATGCGGGAGCAGGGCGCAGACATCGTCGTTGCCATACCGCATTCCGGTATCAGCACAGGGGAATACCGGGCGGCGGAAAATGCCGAAAACAGCAGCTGGCACCTGGCGGACGTTGAGGGTATTGATGCCATCATGTTCGGCCATAGCCACCTGTTGTTCCCTTCCAATAATTATGAAAATACCGAAGGTGTAGACATTGAACGTGGCACCATCAAAGGCGTGCCCGCGGTCATGCCGGGTTACTGGGGCAGCCACCTCGGGGTGATCGACCTGGTGCTCGATTATGATATCGGCGCCGACAACTGGGTGATCACTGAAAGCACGGTGTCCACGCCGGCGATCTTTGCCGACAATGCAGCTGCGATCGAGGCAGATGCGAATCTGGTAGCGATGCTGGCGGCTGACCACCAGGCGACCATTGATTACATGAACCAACCCATCGGCGAGTCCACCGACGATATTTTCAGCTTCCTGGCGCTGGTGAAGGATGATCCATCGGTGCAGATCGTCAGCGATGCCCAGAAGGCGTATGTTGAAAAGCTGATTGAAGGGGATGTGAACCTGCAGCATCTGCCGGTACTCTCGGCGGCTGCGCCCTTCAAGGCCTGTACCCGAGATGGCATCTGCGCAGACGAGAGCAGTTTCACCCTGGTTTCCAAGGGGGAGCTGAAAGTGAAGAACGCTGCCGACCTCTATCTGTACCCCAATACCCTGATGGCGGTAAAGGTAACCGGTGCGGAGCTGGTTCAATGGCTCGAGTGCTCGGCTTCCCAGTTTAACCAGATTGATACGAATTCCAGCGCGCGCCAGGAACTGGTGAACTTCAGCGGTTTTCCCACCTACAACTTTGATGTCATGGATGGCGTGACCTACCAGATTGATGTCACCCAGCCGGCGCGCTATGACCGCGACTGCGTGAAAATCAGTGATGGCAGCCGTATTGTTCAGCTCCAGTATCAGGGCGAACTAGTGGCGGAAGGCGACGAATTCCTGGTTGCGACGAATAATTACCGCGCGGGTGGTGGTAAGTTTGCCGGCACGGGTGGCGAGCACATCGTTATCGAATCTCCGGATGAGAACCGCACGGTATTGTCCAATTACATCAAAGAAAATAGCCCGGTAACGCCTACTGCCGACGGCAATTGGTCATTTGCACCGATGGAGACTGGGGTTGATCTTCAGGTTGTATTTCGGGTACCGAATACCGATCGGGCTGGAAACTTTGTTGCCACCCAGGCGCCTGAGGCTACGTTCCTTGAGGTGAATGAAAGCAATGAGGCGGTTTACGAGTTGAACCTTCAGTGAATGGCCGGATAAAACATGGGCAAGGTTCGCTCCTGCTGGTTCGGATCTTTTATCCATTAAGGTGAGGGCAGCAGGGCAGCAGGGCAGCCGGGGAGGATGGACTCAAAAAACACTAAGGTGTTTTTTGACCCTGCGGGCTCGCTCTGCTCGGTCTTAACTCGCTTTGCGAGTTAATCGAACCTGGGAGTTTCTCACCCGACCAAGAGCGCCATACAAAAAAGGCCCGATCCTTACGGATCGGGCCTTTTTTGTATGGCGCGCTCGGGAGGATTCGAACCTCCGACCGCTCGGTTCGTAGCCGAGTACTCTATCCAGCTGAGCTACGAGCGCGTTGGGAGGCGAACAATACGGATCGTAGTGGATCAGGTCAAGTAAATTTTCAGAAAATTCTTAAAAATCAGCCGGTTATCCCGGGGCAGGGGCCGCGGCAGGATTTCATCATTGTTTTTGCAATTCTCGCGTCTGCTTGAGAATATCG
It encodes:
- a CDS encoding bifunctional 2',3'-cyclic-nucleotide 2'-phosphodiesterase/3'-nucleotidase, whose amino-acid sequence is MRFYFRALLALSVVGGALLTGCSDSSRNNLALPVDAGEGVGGTVQADLRLMETTDIHANVMDYNYYGDATDPKVGLVRTAMLIKNARTELDNPQNSVLVDNGDLIQGSPMGDWRQSEGLAEGEVHPVFKVMNELQYDVANYGNHEFNYGLGFLEESVDDANFPYISANIFVDDGDSDDSNDQLYFEPYKLVEKTLLDRNGDARDITIGFIGFVPPQIMQWDKNNLEGKVKTHDIRAMAERFVPEMREQGADIVVAIPHSGISTGEYRAAENAENSSWHLADVEGIDAIMFGHSHLLFPSNNYENTEGVDIERGTIKGVPAVMPGYWGSHLGVIDLVLDYDIGADNWVITESTVSTPAIFADNAAAIEADANLVAMLAADHQATIDYMNQPIGESTDDIFSFLALVKDDPSVQIVSDAQKAYVEKLIEGDVNLQHLPVLSAAAPFKACTRDGICADESSFTLVSKGELKVKNAADLYLYPNTLMAVKVTGAELVQWLECSASQFNQIDTNSSARQELVNFSGFPTYNFDVMDGVTYQIDVTQPARYDRDCVKISDGSRIVQLQYQGELVAEGDEFLVATNNYRAGGGKFAGTGGEHIVIESPDENRTVLSNYIKENSPVTPTADGNWSFAPMETGVDLQVVFRVPNTDRAGNFVATQAPEATFLEVNESNEAVYELNLQ